The Gopherus evgoodei ecotype Sinaloan lineage unplaced genomic scaffold, rGopEvg1_v1.p scaffold_45_arrow_ctg1, whole genome shotgun sequence genome has a window encoding:
- the LOC115642719 gene encoding olfactory receptor 10A7-like — protein sequence MTLTEEAQWRNQTLITEFILLGFSNLLHLQGLLVCMVLFMYMVTVMGNTLIIFVVTVDPALHFPVYFFLENLAFTEISFTLDTVPKMLVNLLEKDKSISFAACAVQMYFFLFFVCAECFLLAAMAYDRYVSICYPLHYNTLMNQPVCHKILGGVWVIGVPVSLLQVAWIFNLPFCGSNEVNHFFCDALAVLKLVCIDTYHYEMQAIGTTLLFLMFPFVLILVSYVHILFTILRMPSAEGRCKVFPTCSSHLIMVTLFHGSGSLVYLRPKSSYSPDVKELLSLFYTVLTPVLNPIIYSLKNNEVKGALKRVIGRKLSLQN from the coding sequence ATGACACTCACTGAGGAAGCACAATGGAGGAATCAAACCCTCATAACTGAATTCATCCTGCTGGGGTTCTCCAACCTCCTGCACCTTCAGGGGCTGCTGGTCTGCATGGTCCTGTTCATGTATATGGTGACAGTGATGGGAAACACCCTTATCATCTTTGTTGTCACAGTTGACCCTGCTCTCCACTTCCCTGTGTACTTCTTCCTTGAGAACTTGGCCTTCACTGAGATCAGCTTCACCTTGGACACGGTGCCCAAGATGCTGGTGAACCTCCTGGAGAAGGACAAGAGCATCTCATTTGCTGCCTGCGCGGTACAgatgtatttctttttattttttgtctgcgCAGAGTGCTTCCTTCTAGCAGCCATGGCGTATGACCGCTACGTGTCCATCTGCTACCCATTGCACTACAACACCCTCATGAACCAACCAGTCTGCCACAAAATATTGGGAGGTGTCTGGGTGATCGGAGTTCCTGTCTCTCTGCTGCAGGTTGCCTGGATATTCAACTTGCCTTTCTGTGGCTCCAACGAggtcaaccatttcttctgtgatgctCTGGCAGTGCTGAAGCTGGTCTGCATTGACACCTACCACTATGAGATGCAGGCTATCGGCACCACGCTCCTGTTCCTCATGTTCCCCTTTGTGCTGATCCTGGTCTCCTATGTCCACATCCTCTTCACCATCCTGAGAATGCCATCAGCTGAGGGCAGGTGCAAGGTCTTCCCCAcatgctcctcccacctcatcaTGGTAACCTTGTTCCATGGAAGTGGCAGTTTGGTGTATCTACGGCCCAAGTCTAGCTACTCCCCAGATGTCAAGGAGCTCCTATCTCTGTTCTACACAGTTCTCACACCCGTGttgaaccccatcatctacagcctgaagAACAATGAGGTGAAAGGGGCTCTGAAGAGGGTGATAGGGCGGAAATTGTCCTTGCAGAATTAG